The following are from one region of the Tenacibaculum dicentrarchi genome:
- a CDS encoding ABC-F family ATP-binding cassette domain-containing protein: protein MITVDQLTVEFSGKTLFKDVSFVINENDKIALMGKNGAGKSTMMKIMAGVSKATKGGVRSPKDTVIAYLPQHLLMEDNCTVREEASKAFDAVFKMKSEMEHLNKELETRTDYESEAYMKIIERVTDLGETFYALEDINYQAEVEKALKGLGFKQEDFDRLTSEFSGGWRMRIELAKILLQKPDLILLDEPTNHVDIESVIWLENFLLNKAKAVVVISHDKAFIDNITNRTIEVTMGTIHDYKAKYSHYLELRKERRSHQIKAYQEQQKTIDDIKGFIERFKGTYSKTNQVASRVRMLEKIVPIEIDEVDTTSLKLRFPPSPRSGDYPVKVENLTKKYGDLTVFKDASFSIARGEKVSFVGRNGEGKSTMIKAIMGEIDFEGECGLGHNAKVGYFAQNQASLLDPELTVFQTVDEVAEGDVRTQIKNILGRFMFAGDDIEKKVKVLSGGEKTRLAMVKLLLEPVNVLILDEPTNHLDLRSKDVIKEALMHFDGTLILVSHDRDFLQGLSEKVFEFKEQRVIEHFETIDVFLERNNIKALKEIDL from the coding sequence AAAATCGACCATGATGAAAATTATGGCAGGAGTTTCAAAAGCTACTAAAGGAGGTGTTAGAAGTCCGAAAGATACTGTAATTGCTTATTTACCACAGCATTTATTAATGGAGGATAATTGTACGGTAAGAGAAGAAGCATCCAAAGCATTCGACGCTGTTTTTAAGATGAAATCCGAAATGGAACACTTAAATAAAGAGTTAGAAACTCGTACAGATTATGAGTCGGAAGCGTACATGAAAATTATTGAACGTGTCACCGATTTAGGAGAAACTTTTTATGCTTTAGAAGATATAAATTACCAAGCAGAAGTAGAAAAAGCCTTAAAAGGTTTAGGTTTTAAACAAGAAGATTTTGATAGATTGACATCAGAATTTAGTGGTGGTTGGCGTATGCGTATCGAATTGGCTAAAATTTTACTGCAAAAACCCGATTTAATTTTATTAGATGAGCCAACAAATCACGTAGATATAGAATCGGTAATTTGGTTAGAAAATTTCTTGCTAAACAAAGCCAAGGCGGTAGTGGTAATATCGCATGATAAAGCTTTTATCGATAACATAACCAATAGAACTATTGAGGTTACTATGGGAACAATTCACGATTATAAAGCTAAGTATTCTCATTATTTAGAATTACGAAAAGAGCGTCGTTCGCATCAAATAAAAGCCTATCAAGAACAACAAAAAACGATTGATGATATTAAAGGATTTATCGAACGTTTTAAAGGAACATATTCAAAAACAAATCAAGTAGCATCACGTGTGCGAATGTTAGAAAAAATTGTACCTATTGAAATTGATGAAGTTGATACAACATCATTAAAATTACGTTTTCCACCATCGCCACGTTCTGGAGATTATCCTGTAAAAGTAGAAAATTTAACCAAAAAATATGGCGATTTAACCGTATTTAAAGACGCAAGTTTTTCAATAGCTCGTGGAGAAAAAGTATCGTTTGTAGGGCGTAACGGAGAAGGAAAATCAACCATGATAAAAGCCATTATGGGCGAAATCGATTTTGAAGGAGAATGTGGTTTAGGTCACAATGCTAAAGTTGGATATTTTGCACAAAATCAAGCCTCGTTATTAGATCCAGAATTAACCGTTTTTCAAACAGTAGATGAGGTTGCAGAAGGAGATGTACGAACACAAATAAAAAATATTTTAGGTCGTTTTATGTTTGCTGGTGATGATATCGAAAAGAAAGTAAAAGTGCTTTCAGGAGGAGAAAAAACACGTTTGGCAATGGTTAAATTACTATTAGAACCTGTAAATGTGTTAATTTTAGATGAGCCAACAAACCATTTAGATTTACGCTCGAAAGACGTTATTAAAGAAGCGTTAATGCATTTCGATGGAACGTTAATTTTGGTATCTCACGACCGTGATTTCTTACAAGGGTTATCAGAAAAAGTATTCGAATTTAAAGAACAACGTGTTATTGAACATTTCGAAACTATTGATGTTTTCTTAGAGCGAAATAATATAAAAGCATTAAAAGAAATCGATTTATAA
- the tsaD gene encoding tRNA (adenosine(37)-N6)-threonylcarbamoyltransferase complex transferase subunit TsaD: MSTENSYILGIESSCDDTSASVIYNGKVISNVVANQEIHAKYGGVVPELASRAHQQNIVPVVQQAIEQANITKNDLSAIAFTRGPGLMGSLLVGTSFAKSFALGLNIPLIAVNHMQGHILAHFIKEENAKIPPFPFVCLTISGGHTQIVKVTNHFEMEILGETIDDAVGEAFDKSAKILGLPYPGGPLVDKYAQLGNPKAFQFTKPKVGDLQFSFSGLKTGILRFIQKNVKENPDFIKENLHDICASIQYTIIEILMDKLKNTVKQTDIKHIAIAGGVSANSEIRKRLALAEKHWGWTTYIPKFEYTTDNAAMIAIAGYLKYKNNDFSDISITSKARLKVTE, from the coding sequence TTGAGTACAGAAAACAGCTACATTTTAGGTATAGAAAGCTCTTGTGATGACACAAGCGCTTCGGTAATTTACAACGGAAAAGTAATCAGCAACGTGGTTGCAAACCAAGAAATACACGCTAAATATGGCGGTGTTGTTCCTGAATTAGCTTCAAGAGCACATCAGCAAAATATAGTTCCTGTAGTACAACAAGCAATTGAACAAGCTAATATTACTAAAAACGATTTAAGTGCTATCGCTTTTACACGTGGTCCTGGATTAATGGGATCTTTATTGGTAGGAACTTCTTTTGCAAAATCTTTTGCTTTAGGATTAAATATTCCGCTAATTGCCGTAAATCATATGCAAGGACATATTTTAGCACATTTTATTAAAGAAGAAAATGCTAAAATTCCGCCGTTTCCATTTGTTTGTTTAACTATTAGTGGCGGACACACGCAAATTGTTAAAGTTACCAATCATTTTGAAATGGAAATTTTAGGCGAAACTATTGATGATGCCGTTGGTGAAGCTTTTGATAAATCTGCTAAAATATTAGGATTGCCTTATCCTGGAGGTCCTTTAGTTGATAAATATGCACAATTAGGAAATCCGAAAGCTTTTCAGTTTACGAAACCGAAAGTTGGAGATTTACAATTTAGTTTTAGCGGATTAAAAACAGGAATCTTACGTTTTATCCAAAAAAATGTAAAAGAAAATCCTGATTTTATTAAAGAAAACTTACATGATATTTGTGCCTCTATTCAATATACTATTATTGAAATATTGATGGATAAATTAAAAAACACCGTTAAACAAACCGATATAAAACACATTGCTATTGCGGGTGGAGTTTCTGCAAATTCTGAAATTAGAAAACGTTTAGCCTTAGCAGAAAAACATTGGGGATGGACAACCTACATTCCGAAGTTTGAATACACAACCGATAACGCTGCAATGATTGCCATTGCTGGATATTTAAAATATAAAAATAACGATTTTTCTGATATTTCAATTACATCAAAAGCTCGTTTAAAAGTTACCGAATAA
- a CDS encoding translocation/assembly module TamB domain-containing protein → MQSKIGAQATNWLNKEYNTDILVKKIDFSWLGSVQLKGIEIRDHHKDTLIFVENLSTSLLNAKRILDNKVNLGDASLRGVYFNMKKYKGEKDDNIAIFIDRFDSDAPKDSLSSVFVLKSDKIAVENLTFKFLDANKKDPLEFAAYHASGNLLDFSIKGPDVSLKMRNMCFSENRGINITNMSTDFTYTKSFMNFDKTVLETDNKSKIKGAIKLKYKRQDFVNFNDKVRFRAKILKSAVSIKDISKLYNELSGNDMLYFTGNMKGVLNNFSVNNVRLHSRKGMKIVGNMGFVNAIKKERGFIFDADFKNVTANYGQLKSVLPNLLGKSLPSEFQRLGDFTLQGLVKITPEQMEATISVKSEIGTTISDLQLTNIDDIDKASYIGELALIDFDLGVFSNNSNLGKISLKADVDGSGFNLENINTVAIGKISSLEFNNYNYKDLYINGQFQNKKFDGVLNAKDENFKLNFEGLADFSSAINKFDFVANINQIDLKKTSLFTRDSIAELKGIVNLNISGNTFDDIVGKATFKKVAYKNQKKEYLFENFEINSSVKDSIKTIEVNSKEIVTGVLRGKFSFEELIPITQNALGSVYTNYVPNKVAQNQFLEFDFTIYNQIIDVFLPNIAIAENTKLKGRINADKNALKLKFSSPEIDVYKSAIQNIVLRMDTKNPLYNTHLTAGKINTPYYNIKKLNLLNRTQNDTLYFKSVFKGGKNYSEGFNLDFYYTINELQKSVVGIQKSTFNYKGFDWVINKISDKKHKVAFDLKKKTYEISPFLVESDQQKIEFKGIVKDSTYKNLNARFTKVKLASFLPNIDNLSLEGDFTGIVDLQQKEGNIAPKGNLSITDFKINNLAQGNLAMEFSGDNSFEKYKVNLSLINDSVKNISAVGALDFSKNKPTISLKTSLENYDLKAFSPLGKDILNRLRGNVSGGFTATGFLDNPNFQGILNVEKAGLSFPYLNVDFDLKGNTKVILDKQQFKLNNVLLTDTKHKTQGTLSGYIAHQNFKDWYLKLDINTKNLLILDTKETVTSSYYGTGFLDGNAEIRGLTNNLDIVIEGKTNKGTLFVIPLSDVKTIDNYKLIRFKTETPTVENVHQTIKDIKGLDLKINLEVTKDAVAQVVIDKVSGSDLKGSGIGNLRIDINTLGKFKMYGDFEIHKGMYNFKYAGISKPFAVQKGGRISWNGNPYEAELDLVAVYKTKANPAQLLDNINSNRKIPINLYTKITGGLFSSKQEFDIKIPNANSTVASELEFVLNGNDLNTKMQHFSFLLAFGTFYNEETIGNSAASGLTGTASEIASSILTEMLNSEGSKFKLGLGYTQGDSGNGQEINNLKSDDQVDVSISTQLSDRILVNGKVGVPVGANTQTSIIGEVKVEVLLNKEGSLRGTVFNRQNEVQYSKEEEGYTQGIGLSYQVNFNNLSDLSQKIGLKKSLKKDSIKPIKRRLIKFKK, encoded by the coding sequence GTGCAAAGTAAAATAGGCGCACAGGCCACCAATTGGTTAAATAAAGAATACAACACCGATATTCTTGTAAAAAAGATTGATTTCTCTTGGTTAGGAAGTGTTCAACTAAAAGGTATTGAAATTAGAGACCATCATAAAGATACGCTTATTTTTGTTGAAAATTTAAGCACTTCGCTATTAAATGCCAAACGAATACTAGACAATAAAGTTAATTTAGGCGATGCTTCTTTGCGTGGGGTTTATTTTAATATGAAAAAATACAAAGGCGAAAAAGATGATAATATTGCGATATTTATAGATCGTTTTGATAGCGATGCGCCAAAAGATAGCCTGTCAAGTGTTTTTGTTTTAAAAAGTGATAAAATAGCGGTTGAAAATTTAACTTTTAAGTTTTTAGATGCCAATAAAAAAGATCCGTTGGAGTTTGCGGCGTATCATGCAAGTGGTAATTTATTAGATTTTTCTATAAAAGGACCCGATGTTTCTTTAAAAATGAGAAACATGTGTTTTTCTGAAAACAGGGGCATTAATATAACCAATATGTCTACGGATTTCACCTACACAAAATCATTTATGAATTTTGATAAAACAGTGTTGGAAACCGATAATAAATCAAAAATAAAAGGTGCTATTAAATTAAAGTATAAAAGACAAGATTTTGTTAATTTTAATGATAAAGTAAGGTTTAGGGCTAAAATATTAAAAAGTGCCGTTTCAATTAAAGATATTAGCAAATTATACAACGAATTAAGTGGTAATGATATGCTCTATTTTACAGGGAATATGAAGGGTGTTTTAAATAATTTTAGTGTAAATAATGTGCGTCTTCATTCTCGAAAAGGAATGAAGATTGTAGGAAACATGGGCTTTGTAAATGCGATAAAAAAAGAAAGAGGTTTTATTTTTGATGCCGATTTTAAAAATGTTACAGCAAATTATGGACAATTAAAAAGCGTGCTTCCAAATTTATTAGGCAAGTCGTTGCCTTCTGAATTTCAGCGATTAGGAGATTTTACACTTCAGGGATTGGTGAAAATTACACCCGAGCAAATGGAGGCGACTATTTCTGTAAAATCGGAGATAGGAACGACTATTTCTGATTTGCAATTAACCAATATTGATGATATTGACAAGGCTAGTTATATAGGAGAATTGGCACTTATAGATTTTGATTTAGGCGTTTTTTCAAACAATTCTAACCTTGGTAAAATATCCTTAAAAGCAGATGTAGATGGTAGTGGTTTTAATTTAGAAAACATAAACACGGTTGCTATCGGTAAAATTAGTAGCTTAGAGTTTAATAACTATAATTATAAAGATTTATATATTAATGGTCAATTTCAAAACAAAAAATTTGACGGTGTTTTAAATGCAAAAGATGAAAATTTCAAGCTAAATTTTGAAGGTTTGGCCGATTTTTCATCAGCAATCAATAAATTTGATTTTGTTGCCAATATTAATCAAATTGATTTGAAGAAAACAAGTCTTTTTACGCGTGATAGTATTGCTGAATTAAAAGGAATTGTTAATTTGAATATTTCAGGGAATACTTTTGATGACATTGTAGGTAAAGCAACATTTAAAAAGGTGGCGTACAAAAATCAAAAAAAAGAATACCTGTTTGAAAATTTTGAAATAAATTCATCGGTAAAAGATAGTATAAAAACGATTGAAGTAAATTCAAAAGAAATTGTTACAGGTGTTTTAAGAGGAAAGTTTTCTTTTGAAGAATTAATTCCGATTACCCAAAATGCTCTAGGAAGTGTTTATACGAATTATGTGCCTAATAAAGTAGCACAAAATCAGTTTTTAGAGTTTGATTTTACGATTTATAATCAAATTATCGATGTGTTTTTACCAAACATAGCTATTGCTGAAAACACCAAGTTAAAAGGGCGAATTAATGCCGATAAAAATGCTTTAAAATTAAAGTTTTCATCACCTGAAATTGATGTTTACAAAAGTGCTATTCAAAATATTGTGTTAAGAATGGATACTAAAAACCCGCTGTATAACACACATTTAACGGCTGGGAAAATAAATACACCGTATTATAATATTAAAAAATTAAACTTACTGAACAGAACTCAAAATGATACCTTGTATTTTAAATCGGTATTTAAAGGCGGGAAAAATTATTCAGAAGGCTTTAATCTTGATTTTTATTATACGATTAACGAATTACAAAAATCAGTTGTTGGTATTCAAAAATCAACATTTAATTATAAAGGATTTGATTGGGTTATTAATAAAATATCAGATAAAAAACATAAAGTAGCTTTTGATTTAAAAAAGAAGACCTACGAAATAAGTCCATTTTTAGTAGAGTCTGATCAGCAAAAGATTGAATTTAAAGGAATTGTTAAAGATAGTACTTATAAAAATTTGAATGCCCGTTTTACCAAAGTAAAATTAGCAAGTTTTTTACCGAATATAGATAATTTAAGTTTAGAAGGAGATTTTACAGGAATCGTTGATTTACAACAAAAAGAAGGTAATATAGCGCCAAAGGGAAATTTATCAATAACAGACTTTAAAATAAATAACCTGGCTCAAGGAAATTTAGCAATGGAATTTTCAGGAGATAATTCTTTTGAAAAATATAAGGTAAACCTATCATTAATTAATGATTCGGTAAAAAATATTTCAGCTGTTGGAGCTCTTGATTTTTCAAAAAATAAACCAACTATTTCTTTAAAAACATCTTTAGAGAATTATGATTTAAAGGCATTTAGCCCTTTAGGGAAAGATATTTTAAATAGGCTTAGAGGGAATGTTTCAGGAGGTTTTACGGCAACAGGTTTTTTAGATAACCCGAATTTTCAAGGTATATTAAATGTTGAAAAAGCAGGGCTTTCTTTTCCGTATTTAAATGTTGATTTTGATTTAAAAGGAAACACCAAGGTTATTTTAGATAAGCAGCAATTTAAGCTTAATAATGTTTTATTAACCGATACAAAACATAAAACACAAGGAACGTTATCGGGGTATATTGCACATCAAAACTTTAAAGATTGGTATTTGAAATTAGATATTAACACTAAAAATTTATTAATTTTAGACACCAAAGAAACAGTAACATCATCTTATTACGGAACAGGTTTTTTAGATGGAAATGCCGAAATTAGAGGGCTTACCAATAATTTAGATATTGTTATCGAAGGAAAAACAAATAAAGGAACGCTGTTTGTAATTCCGTTAAGCGACGTAAAAACAATTGATAATTACAAATTAATCCGTTTTAAAACGGAAACACCAACGGTTGAAAATGTACATCAAACAATAAAAGATATAAAAGGGCTCGATTTAAAAATAAATTTAGAGGTAACTAAAGATGCCGTAGCTCAGGTAGTAATTGATAAGGTTTCGGGGAGTGATTTAAAAGGAAGTGGTATAGGTAATTTAAGAATAGACATCAATACGCTTGGTAAGTTTAAGATGTATGGTGATTTTGAAATTCATAAAGGAATGTATAATTTTAAGTACGCAGGGATATCAAAACCCTTTGCGGTTCAAAAAGGTGGGCGAATTTCGTGGAACGGAAACCCATACGAAGCCGAATTAGACTTAGTTGCGGTTTATAAAACGAAAGCAAACCCAGCACAATTATTAGATAATATTAATTCGAATCGTAAAATTCCTATTAATTTATACACCAAAATAACAGGCGGGTTGTTTAGTTCAAAACAAGAATTTGATATTAAAATTCCTAATGCAAATTCAACAGTAGCTTCTGAATTAGAATTTGTTTTGAATGGAAATGATTTGAATACTAAGATGCAGCATTTTTCATTTTTATTAGCTTTTGGTACTTTTTATAATGAAGAAACAATAGGTAATAGTGCGGCAAGTGGTTTAACGGGTACAGCATCTGAAATAGCTTCTAGTATTTTAACAGAAATGCTAAATAGTGAAGGGAGTAAATTTAAATTAGGATTAGGATATACACAGGGTGATAGTGGAAATGGTCAAGAAATTAATAATTTAAAATCAGATGATCAAGTAGATGTATCTATTTCTACTCAATTAAGTGACCGTATACTTGTTAATGGAAAAGTAGGCGTTCCTGTAGGGGCTAATACACAAACAAGTATTATAGGAGAGGTTAAAGTTGAGGTTTTATTAAATAAAGAAGGAAGTTTAAGGGGAACTGTTTTTAACCGACAAAATGAAGTGCAATATTCAAAAGAAGAAGAAGGATATACACAAGGAATAGGTCTTTCGTATCAAGTAAATTTTAATAATTTATCGGATCTTTCTCAAAAAATAGGCTTAAAAAAATCACTTAAAAAAGACAGTATAAAACCTATAAAAAGGAGGCTAATTAAGTTTAAAAAATAA
- a CDS encoding DUF368 domain-containing protein: MNRTKKDYLVIILKGIAMGAADVVPGVSGGTIAFISGIYEELLNAISAVNLDLFKILKKEGVKSAWAQLNGNFLAALFTGIFISIISLAKAIKWLLINQPILLWAFFFGLVLASIIYIAKQVKHWSFKGIFIGVLAVFFGYLITVLPAVNGQEVSYLFLVFSGAIASCAMILPGISGSYILLLIGVYPLVMSALTNGELKTISAIVIGVMIGLTTFSKLLKWLFYNYKNEMLIALTGLMLGSLNKVWPWKTVLTTYTDRHGVVKPLLEKSVLPFSYDGNPELMYASILIIVGFSLILLLEKLAVKK, encoded by the coding sequence ATGAATAGAACCAAAAAAGATTATTTAGTAATCATATTAAAAGGAATTGCAATGGGCGCTGCAGACGTTGTTCCAGGAGTTTCAGGAGGAACAATTGCATTTATTTCAGGGATTTATGAAGAATTATTAAACGCTATAAGTGCTGTTAATTTAGATTTGTTTAAAATCTTAAAAAAAGAGGGGGTTAAAAGTGCTTGGGCACAATTAAATGGAAATTTTTTAGCAGCTCTTTTTACAGGGATTTTTATCAGTATTATATCTTTAGCAAAAGCAATTAAATGGTTGTTAATAAACCAACCAATTTTATTATGGGCATTCTTTTTTGGGCTGGTACTGGCAAGTATTATTTATATAGCAAAACAGGTAAAACACTGGAGTTTTAAAGGGATATTCATAGGGGTTTTAGCAGTGTTTTTTGGATATTTAATTACAGTTTTACCCGCAGTTAATGGGCAGGAAGTTAGTTATTTATTCTTAGTTTTTTCAGGGGCAATTGCTTCTTGTGCTATGATTTTACCAGGAATTTCAGGGTCTTATATTTTGCTGTTAATCGGTGTTTATCCATTGGTTATGAGTGCTTTAACAAATGGTGAGCTAAAAACAATTTCGGCAATTGTAATAGGAGTTATGATAGGATTAACTACTTTTTCAAAACTATTAAAATGGTTGTTTTATAATTATAAAAATGAAATGTTAATTGCCTTAACAGGGTTAATGTTGGGGTCTCTAAACAAAGTTTGGCCTTGGAAAACAGTTTTAACTACGTATACTGATAGGCATGGTGTTGTAAAACCACTTTTAGAAAAAAGTGTACTGCCTTTTTCGTATGATGGAAATCCTGAATTAATGTATGCTTCAATATTAATTATTGTCGGATTTTCATTAATTTTATTACTAGAGAAATTAGCTGTAAAAAAATAA
- a CDS encoding DUF368 domain-containing protein, with translation MYKQEQRKLLQKTLLFFKGMTMGAANKVPGVSGGMVAFVMGFYEELIFSFQRINGKAFKLLFKGRFKSFANYTNLQFLALVMLGSMCSYFTISLVLDYFLKNNEGYVWSWFFGMIIGSIYYISKDFNDWKFKNIIALIIGVSIGVFISFLTPAKENDNLWFVFVCGIIGVSGMTLPGLSGSFILILLGNYVLLLVDSVNVFASIVTSLLSGDFEVLKNPIKIRYLKIISVFTLGSVFGLVSISHILGYVLKRWHQVVTAVIIGFITGSLGIVWPWKKTLFKVNEHGFLLDKKGHKIVENYQRFIPDLSTQETWISIGFILFGIALILIIDYYGRKRR, from the coding sequence ATGTATAAGCAAGAACAGCGCAAATTATTACAAAAAACACTACTTTTTTTTAAAGGAATGACCATGGGAGCTGCCAATAAAGTTCCTGGTGTTTCGGGCGGAATGGTAGCTTTTGTAATGGGTTTTTATGAAGAGCTTATTTTTTCTTTTCAGCGGATAAACGGCAAAGCTTTTAAATTACTTTTTAAGGGGCGCTTTAAAAGTTTTGCGAACTACACAAATTTACAGTTTTTAGCATTGGTAATGCTAGGGAGTATGTGTAGTTATTTTACCATTTCGTTAGTGTTAGATTATTTTTTAAAAAATAATGAGGGCTATGTTTGGTCGTGGTTTTTTGGGATGATTATAGGCTCAATATATTATATTTCAAAAGATTTTAACGATTGGAAATTTAAAAATATTATCGCCTTAATTATTGGTGTTTCTATTGGTGTTTTTATCAGTTTTTTAACTCCTGCAAAAGAAAATGACAATCTTTGGTTTGTTTTTGTTTGCGGAATTATAGGTGTTTCAGGCATGACACTTCCTGGGTTATCAGGTTCTTTTATTTTAATATTATTAGGCAATTACGTACTTTTATTAGTCGATAGTGTGAATGTTTTTGCGAGCATTGTAACGAGTTTATTGTCGGGTGATTTTGAGGTGTTAAAAAACCCTATAAAAATAAGATATTTAAAAATTATAAGTGTTTTCACCTTGGGTTCAGTTTTTGGTTTGGTGTCAATTTCACATATTTTAGGCTATGTTTTAAAACGATGGCATCAAGTAGTAACGGCTGTTATTATTGGTTTTATAACAGGTTCGTTAGGTATTGTTTGGCCTTGGAAAAAAACACTCTTTAAAGTAAATGAACATGGTTTTTTATTGGATAAAAAAGGACATAAAATTGTGGAAAATTACCAGCGATTTATTCCTGATTTATCAACCCAAGAAACATGGATTTCAATAGGTTTTATCCTTTTTGGTATCGCCTTAATTTTAATAATAGATTATTATGGAAGAAAAAGACGTTAA
- a CDS encoding shikimate dehydrogenase family protein: MEEKDVKKMYALVGKNISYSFSKGYFTNKFKELGLETSDYVNFDIQSIEELSAKIKENETTLKGMNVTIPYKLDVFNFLDEIDKKARKIGAVNTIKIGEKGKLTGFNTDVYGFKKSLKPLLKNHHKKALILGTGGASKAVAYVLKKLGITYRFVSRNPKGKKEVSYNSLSKEIIETHCLIINCTPLGTHPNIKDCPSIPYQFIGKKHLLFDLIYNPETTTFLSKGQQNNAAIKNGLEMLEQQAEKAWRIWNNS, encoded by the coding sequence ATGGAAGAAAAAGACGTTAAAAAAATGTATGCTTTAGTAGGGAAAAATATTTCGTATTCCTTTTCAAAAGGATACTTTACTAATAAATTTAAAGAACTAGGGCTTGAAACAAGCGACTATGTAAATTTTGATATTCAGTCAATCGAAGAATTATCAGCAAAAATAAAAGAAAATGAAACGACTTTAAAAGGAATGAATGTAACAATTCCTTATAAATTGGACGTTTTTAATTTTTTAGATGAAATAGATAAAAAAGCCCGAAAAATAGGTGCAGTAAACACTATTAAAATAGGTGAAAAAGGAAAATTAACAGGTTTTAATACGGATGTTTATGGCTTTAAAAAATCATTGAAACCATTATTAAAAAATCATCATAAAAAAGCCTTGATTTTAGGAACAGGAGGCGCATCGAAAGCGGTAGCGTATGTGCTTAAAAAATTAGGTATTACATATCGTTTCGTTTCTAGAAATCCGAAGGGTAAAAAAGAGGTTTCTTACAATAGTTTATCTAAAGAAATCATAGAAACACATTGTTTAATTATTAATTGTACGCCTTTAGGAACGCATCCAAATATTAAAGATTGCCCGAGTATTCCGTATCAATTTATCGGTAAAAAACACCTGTTATTTGATTTGATTTACAATCCTGAAACAACTACTTTTTTAAGTAAAGGACAACAAAATAATGCCGCCATAAAAAATGGTTTAGAAATGCTAGAACAACAGGCTGAGAAAGCTTGGAGAATATGGAATAATAGTTAA